In a genomic window of Xylophilus rhododendri:
- a CDS encoding hydrolase, with protein MAASTQLLTPDNCALVLIDQQAGLAFGVQSMDKQALLNNSVALARTARVFGIPVVISTSATKVYSGPLMPALRAELADQPVLDRRSMNVFEDDAVLAAIAATGRRKLLFSGMLTEACISFAVLSAQEAGYQSFVVADACGGLTATGHDMALRRMESQGAVMTSWLQVVLELQRDWTRKATYDAARGIVEANGGGYGIGLNYARDMLPH; from the coding sequence ATGGCAGCATCCACCCAGCTTCTCACCCCCGACAACTGCGCCCTGGTCCTGATCGACCAGCAGGCAGGCCTGGCCTTCGGCGTCCAGTCCATGGACAAGCAGGCCCTGCTCAACAACAGCGTGGCGCTGGCCCGCACGGCCCGGGTCTTCGGCATTCCGGTGGTGATCAGCACCTCGGCCACCAAGGTCTACAGCGGCCCGCTGATGCCGGCCCTGCGCGCCGAACTGGCGGACCAGCCGGTGCTGGACCGCCGCAGCATGAATGTGTTCGAGGACGACGCGGTCCTCGCCGCCATCGCCGCCACCGGCCGCAGGAAGCTGCTGTTCTCCGGCATGCTGACCGAGGCCTGCATCAGCTTCGCCGTGCTCAGCGCCCAGGAGGCCGGCTACCAGAGCTTCGTGGTGGCCGATGCCTGCGGCGGGCTGACGGCCACCGGCCACGACATGGCCTTGCGCCGCATGGAGTCGCAAGGCGCGGTGATGACGTCCTGGCTGCAGGTGGTGCTGGAGCTGCAGCGTGACTGGACGCGCAAGGCCACCTACGACGCGGCGCGCGGCATCGTGGAGGCCAATGGGGGTGGGTATGGGATCGGGCTGAACTATGCGCGGGACATGCTGCCGCATTGA
- a CDS encoding DUF1302 family protein has protein sequence MPLRPQALQAATMALAAATCLPAHAQDLIDRLGLGGDFREVYESSRHPVFGLDRPSQDDRFLHRLQLHSDIRFGTTSRAYVELVSGRTSGWGGAPAGTQDDSLDILQAFAETRFTPGGQPLDLRAGRQELSFGSSRLVSVREGPNVRRSFDGVRGTWTLAGPMRADVFAVRPVAPRVGSFNDRSSDAEAFWGAYLADIPTALSGMRADIYYLGLNRANAGFADGRAQERRHTVGARLFGKTGAADWNFEGAWQFGRFGTADIRAWTLSSDSGYTAAALPLRPRFGLKADAISGDRRAGDGRLGTFNALYPKLPYFSEANVAAPANLLDLQPNITVSPRSDLQFNLGWNGLWKQARADAFYAPPLVAVAGTAGLGSRYIGQQWVVSGSWAATKRVAVGANYVHFQPGAALRGVGGRAGDFLNLTVHVKF, from the coding sequence TTGCCCCTCCGCCCCCAAGCCCTGCAGGCAGCCACCATGGCCCTGGCCGCCGCCACCTGCCTGCCTGCCCACGCCCAGGACCTCATCGACCGCCTGGGCCTCGGCGGCGACTTCCGCGAGGTCTACGAGTCCTCCCGCCATCCGGTCTTCGGCCTGGACCGTCCCAGCCAGGACGACCGTTTCCTCCACCGTCTGCAGCTGCATTCCGACATCCGCTTCGGCACCACCAGCCGCGCCTATGTCGAACTCGTCAGCGGCCGCACCTCCGGCTGGGGCGGCGCGCCCGCCGGCACGCAGGACGACAGCCTGGACATCCTCCAGGCCTTCGCCGAAACCCGCTTCACCCCCGGCGGCCAGCCGCTCGACCTGCGTGCCGGCCGGCAGGAGCTGAGTTTCGGCTCCTCCCGGCTGGTGTCGGTGCGTGAAGGCCCCAATGTGCGGCGCAGCTTCGACGGCGTTCGTGGCACCTGGACACTCGCCGGCCCCATGCGCGCCGATGTCTTCGCGGTGCGCCCGGTCGCCCCGCGCGTCGGCAGCTTCAACGACCGCAGCTCCGACGCCGAAGCCTTCTGGGGCGCCTACCTCGCCGACATCCCCACCGCGCTGAGCGGCATGCGGGCCGACATCTACTACCTGGGCCTGAACCGCGCCAATGCCGGCTTCGCCGACGGCCGCGCGCAGGAGCGCCGGCACACGGTGGGCGCACGCCTGTTCGGCAAGACCGGCGCGGCCGACTGGAATTTCGAGGGCGCCTGGCAGTTCGGCCGCTTCGGCACGGCCGACATCCGCGCCTGGACGCTGTCCTCCGACAGCGGCTACACGGCCGCGGCCCTGCCGCTGCGCCCGCGCTTCGGGCTCAAGGCGGATGCGATCAGCGGCGACCGCCGTGCGGGCGACGGCCGGCTGGGCACCTTCAATGCGCTCTATCCCAAGCTGCCGTATTTCTCGGAAGCCAATGTGGCGGCGCCGGCCAACCTGCTGGATCTGCAGCCCAACATCACCGTGTCGCCCCGGTCCGACCTGCAGTTCAACCTCGGCTGGAACGGCCTGTGGAAGCAGGCCCGCGCGGACGCCTTCTACGCGCCGCCGCTGGTGGCGGTGGCCGGCACCGCCGGGCTGGGCTCGCGCTACATCGGGCAGCAGTGGGTGGTGTCGGGCTCATGGGCGGCGACGAAGCGGGTGGCGGTCGGCGCCAACTACGTGCATTTCCAGCCCGGCGCGGCCCTGCGCGGCGTGGGCGGGCGGGCCGGGGATTTCCTCAACCTCACGGTGCATGTGAAGTTCTAG
- a CDS encoding IS110 family RNA-guided transposase, with the protein MNITTVGIDLAKNVFQVHAVNEAGRKVWNKQIRREQMAEFFAQLPPCLIGMEACGSAHHWARKLTSLGHTVKLMAPQFVKPYVKTNKNDAADAEAICEAVARPNMRFVPIKDIEQQSLLALHRVRQGFVKARTAQGNQIRGLMAEFGLIMPKGIRHVAQYLPELLEDASNELTGQFRQLMERLLQNLKELTRQIDETEALIRLWHRQSPACRQLETIPGIGPITATALVASIADAKSFASGRQLAAWLGLVPRQHSSGGKQTLLGISKRGDAYLRTLLIHGARAVICRRQKSAEQTDWLKGLLERKKPNVAAVALANKNARIVWALLTTGRTYEAQYCAGAAAI; encoded by the coding sequence ATGAACATTACGACAGTAGGCATCGACCTGGCAAAGAATGTCTTCCAGGTGCACGCGGTCAACGAGGCTGGCCGCAAGGTCTGGAACAAGCAGATCAGGCGTGAGCAGATGGCCGAGTTCTTCGCGCAATTGCCGCCTTGCCTGATCGGCATGGAAGCTTGCGGCAGTGCCCACCACTGGGCTCGCAAGCTCACCAGCCTGGGCCATACCGTCAAGCTGATGGCGCCGCAGTTCGTCAAGCCCTACGTCAAGACCAACAAGAACGACGCGGCCGATGCCGAGGCGATCTGCGAAGCCGTGGCCCGGCCGAACATGCGCTTCGTGCCGATCAAGGACATCGAGCAGCAGTCGCTGCTGGCGCTGCACCGCGTACGCCAGGGCTTTGTCAAGGCGCGTACCGCGCAGGGCAACCAGATCCGCGGTCTCATGGCGGAGTTCGGACTGATCATGCCCAAGGGCATCCGGCATGTTGCGCAGTACTTGCCAGAGCTGCTCGAAGACGCGAGCAACGAGCTCACGGGCCAGTTCCGGCAGCTCATGGAGCGGCTGCTGCAGAACCTGAAGGAGCTGACGCGGCAGATCGACGAGACCGAAGCGCTCATCCGGCTGTGGCATCGCCAGAGCCCGGCCTGCCGCCAGCTCGAGACGATCCCGGGCATCGGCCCGATCACGGCGACGGCGCTGGTGGCGAGCATCGCCGACGCCAAGAGCTTCGCCAGCGGCCGGCAGCTGGCGGCCTGGCTGGGCCTGGTGCCGCGCCAGCACTCCAGCGGGGGCAAGCAGACGCTGCTGGGCATCAGCAAGCGAGGCGACGCGTATTTGCGGACCTTGCTCATCCACGGCGCGCGGGCGGTGATCTGCCGGCGCCAGAAGTCGGCCGAGCAGACGGACTGGCTCAAGGGCCTGCTCGAGCGCAAGAAGCCCAATGTGGCGGCGGTTGCGCTGGCCAACAAGAACGCGCGGATCGTGTGGGCCTTGCTGACGACGGGCCGAACGTACGAGGCGCAGTACTGCGCTGGCGCGGCGGCGATATAA
- a CDS encoding M20/M25/M40 family metallo-hydrolase gives MTSRPPILRPLLRAMGLCVALAGATLAHSAPSDVDEFKDIYRQLIEINTSDSAGSTTEAANAMKQRLLAAGFADGDFEVIEPFPRKGNLLGRFKGTGGSKKPLLLVAHIDVVEAKREDWKTDPFKLQEIDGHYVARGAIDDKAMASAYVSVLSQLKREGFRPDRDIVLALTADEERGASPANGAAWLIKNRRQDIDAEFGINEGGRGELKNGKPFIHVMQLGEKTFVQYEFAATGPGGHSARPTPDNTIYELAEALVRLKQYRFPVDLNPAARAYFSRSAPLQDEATRADFEAVAGGNPPDAVLERLSNRASIVGLLRTTCVATMVQAGHAPNALPQSAKATINCRALPDEDLAFVERRMQEIAGPKIKVTRVRQDDPAPAPRWPRPC, from the coding sequence ATGACCTCACGCCCTCCCATTCTTCGTCCCCTGCTGCGCGCGATGGGACTTTGCGTTGCCCTGGCCGGCGCCACGCTCGCCCACTCAGCCCCGTCCGATGTGGATGAGTTCAAGGACATCTACCGCCAGCTCATCGAGATCAACACCAGCGACTCCGCCGGCAGCACCACCGAGGCCGCCAATGCCATGAAGCAGCGCCTGCTGGCCGCCGGCTTCGCCGATGGCGACTTCGAGGTCATCGAACCCTTCCCCCGCAAGGGCAACCTGCTCGGCCGCTTCAAGGGCACGGGCGGCAGCAAGAAGCCGCTGCTGCTGGTGGCCCACATCGACGTGGTCGAAGCCAAACGTGAGGACTGGAAGACCGACCCCTTCAAGCTGCAGGAGATCGACGGCCACTACGTCGCACGTGGCGCCATCGACGACAAGGCCATGGCCTCGGCCTATGTGTCGGTGCTGTCGCAGTTGAAGCGCGAGGGCTTCCGGCCCGACCGCGACATCGTGCTGGCCCTGACCGCCGACGAGGAGCGCGGCGCCTCGCCCGCCAACGGCGCCGCCTGGCTGATCAAGAACCGCCGGCAGGACATCGATGCGGAGTTCGGCATCAACGAAGGCGGCCGCGGCGAGCTGAAGAACGGCAAGCCCTTCATCCATGTGATGCAGCTCGGCGAGAAGACCTTCGTGCAGTACGAATTCGCCGCCACCGGCCCCGGCGGCCACAGCGCCCGCCCCACGCCCGACAACACCATCTACGAACTGGCCGAGGCCCTGGTGCGGCTGAAGCAGTACCGCTTCCCGGTGGACCTGAACCCCGCCGCCCGGGCCTACTTCTCGCGCAGCGCGCCGCTGCAGGACGAAGCCACGAGAGCCGACTTCGAAGCCGTGGCCGGCGGCAATCCGCCGGACGCGGTGCTGGAGCGCCTGTCCAACCGCGCCTCCATCGTCGGCCTGCTGCGCACCACCTGCGTGGCCACCATGGTGCAGGCCGGCCACGCCCCCAACGCCCTGCCGCAGAGCGCCAAGGCCACCATCAACTGCCGCGCGCTGCCCGACGAGGATCTGGCCTTCGTCGAGCGCAGGATGCAGGAGATCGCCGGCCCCAAGATCAAGGTGACCCGCGTGCGCCAGGACGATCCCGCCCCGGCTCCCCGCTGGCCCCGGCCCTGCTGA
- a CDS encoding M20/M25/M40 family metallo-hydrolase: MDEITAEMWPGVPVVPTMGVSTTDSRRFRAAGIPMYGVSGLFVDPEKTGVHGLNENIGVAELLKGREFLYRLIRKLASE; this comes from the coding sequence GTGGACGAGATCACCGCCGAGATGTGGCCCGGCGTGCCGGTGGTGCCGACCATGGGGGTCAGCACCACCGACAGCCGCCGCTTCCGGGCCGCGGGCATTCCGATGTATGGCGTGTCGGGCCTGTTCGTGGATCCGGAGAAGACCGGGGTGCATGGCTTGAACGAGAACATCGGCGTGGCGGAGCTGCTGAAGGGGCGGGAATTCCTCTACCGTTTGATCAGGAAGCTCGCTTCCGAATGA